A genomic region of uncultured Acidilobus sp. JCHS contains the following coding sequences:
- a CDS encoding Archaeal DNA-binding protein: MSQAQQIEVLVGKKPIVNYMLAIIEAFNNNPSATVVLKARGRAVCKAVNAVSAVKNRYFNDIYVKSFSASYEDVKTEKGIARLPSVEIVIARRPGSQAQGSPTPQ; this comes from the coding sequence TTGTCCCAGGCCCAGCAGATAGAGGTGCTGGTGGGCAAGAAGCCCATAGTTAACTACATGCTTGCCATAATAGAGGCCTTCAATAACAACCCGTCGGCGACGGTCGTGTTGAAGGCCAGGGGCAGGGCCGTGTGTAAGGCCGTCAACGCCGTCAGCGCCGTTAAGAACAGGTACTTCAACGACATCTACGTTAAGTCGTTCTCAGCGTCCTATGAGGACGTTAAGACCGAGAAGGGCATTGCAAGGCTCCCGAGCGTTGAGATAGTTATAGCCAGAAGGCCTGGATCCCAGGCCCAGGGGAGCCCTACTCCTCAGTGA
- a CDS encoding Signal recognition particle GTPase: protein MPRKLPWVILLVGVQGSGKTTTAGKLARYYSSRGLRVGLVSADTYRPGALEQLKTLAQQAGVMFYGEQSGQAEEIAKRGVSELLSKGAQLVIVDTAGRHGYGDEAGLLEEMKRMAEAVRPDEVMLVIDAAIGQRAYDIARRFHEATPVGSIVVTKLDGTARGGGALSAVAATGARVKFVGTGEKIEELEPFNPQGFVARVMGLGDIRALLERVREAEAEEKAVKVVEEDIAKGRVTMRTIYAQLKSIRRLGPLSKLLEMLPTASLPIKVGDEQVKLGEEKIRKWLHIIESMTYEELDDPDIIDRSRMRRIALGSGTTVADVKELLTYYRSVKVILKRFRRDRSLLRRLGLTEE, encoded by the coding sequence ATGCCGAGGAAGCTGCCGTGGGTCATCCTCCTTGTCGGCGTCCAGGGCTCCGGCAAGACCACAACGGCTGGCAAGCTGGCCAGGTACTACTCCTCTAGGGGGCTCAGGGTCGGGCTAGTCAGCGCTGACACCTACAGGCCAGGCGCCCTTGAGCAGCTCAAGACCTTGGCCCAGCAGGCCGGCGTCATGTTCTACGGTGAGCAGAGCGGCCAGGCCGAGGAGATAGCTAAGCGCGGAGTCTCAGAGCTCCTGTCCAAGGGGGCCCAGCTTGTCATAGTTGACACGGCCGGAAGGCACGGCTACGGTGACGAGGCAGGGCTCCTCGAGGAGATGAAGAGGATGGCCGAGGCCGTGAGGCCAGACGAGGTAATGCTCGTCATAGACGCGGCCATAGGTCAGAGGGCCTACGACATAGCCAGGAGGTTCCATGAGGCCACCCCCGTAGGCTCCATAGTTGTGACAAAGCTTGACGGCACTGCCAGGGGAGGTGGCGCACTCTCTGCCGTGGCCGCCACCGGGGCTAGGGTCAAGTTCGTCGGCACAGGCGAGAAGATAGAGGAGCTGGAGCCCTTCAACCCCCAGGGCTTTGTCGCCAGGGTCATGGGGTTGGGCGACATAAGGGCGCTTTTGGAGAGGGTCAGGGAGGCCGAGGCTGAGGAGAAGGCTGTCAAGGTCGTCGAGGAGGACATAGCCAAGGGGAGGGTCACCATGAGGACCATATACGCCCAGCTCAAGTCAATAAGGAGGCTCGGCCCTCTGAGCAAGCTGCTCGAGATGCTGCCCACGGCGTCGCTGCCAATCAAGGTGGGAGATGAGCAGGTCAAGCTTGGCGAGGAGAAGATAAGGAAGTGGCTTCACATTATAGAAAGCATGACGTATGAGGAGCTTGACGACCCTGACATAATTGACAGGAGCAGGATGAGGAGGATAGCCCTGGGCTCTGGCACAACGGTGGCTGACGTGAAGGAGCTGCTGACCTACTACAGGTCAGTTAAGGTCATACTCAAGAGGTTCAGGAGGGACAGGTCGCTGCTGAGGAGGCTCGGCCTCACTGAGGAGTAG
- a CDS encoding Signal recognition particle GTPase — translation MVLEGLREAVRKFLGGGRSYEESVNEFIRDLQRELIRADVNVALVKQLTDRVRGGRSSRSHRLGSAGGTGSSRRSTMSSSRSSGARGSPG, via the coding sequence TTGGTGCTAGAGGGGCTAAGGGAGGCCGTCAGGAAGTTCCTAGGAGGGGGCAGGAGCTACGAGGAGTCGGTTAACGAGTTCATCAGGGACCTACAGAGGGAGCTCATAAGGGCCGACGTGAACGTCGCCCTAGTGAAGCAGCTCACCGACAGGGTAAGGGGAGGGCGCTCAAGCAGGAGCCACCGCCTGGGGTCAGCAGGAGGGACTGGTTCCTCAAGGCGGTCTACGATGAGCTCGTCTCGCTCTTCGGGGGCGAGGGGGAGCCCAGGGTAA
- a CDS encoding Homoserine kinase: protein MSRGCARAWSSSANLGPGFDSLAVAHRAYFDAACVEAEPGPGRVKLNVTGPFLKHVSAPNTAEVALESLVRSMGLRYNLRVTLWKGVPVSAGLGGSAASSVAALAAASEALDLGLGPAEVTRIAGAAEEAAAGSPHFDNAAASSFGGLVVVLSDDEEVSVRSFRLDLRLLVLRPLLKPVEQKTKLMRSVLPSSVPFRSHVRDLSRALSLLASLLSGDLRSAGKVMSDETVTPYRAPLVPCFNEVRKALMAEGAYGVAISGAGPSLIALGPEEELERLAAAGLRAYRLCGLEAEAKVVGVAGGFEPLSPSEMSKLTSYSEP from the coding sequence ATGTCGCGGGGCTGCGCCAGGGCGTGGTCGAGCAGCGCGAACCTCGGCCCGGGCTTCGACTCGCTTGCGGTAGCGCACAGGGCCTACTTCGACGCTGCCTGCGTCGAGGCTGAGCCCGGCCCTGGTAGGGTGAAGCTCAACGTTACGGGCCCCTTCTTAAAGCACGTCAGCGCGCCCAACACGGCCGAGGTAGCCCTTGAGTCCCTAGTGAGGTCGATGGGGCTGAGGTATAACCTCAGGGTCACCCTATGGAAGGGCGTGCCCGTCTCGGCGGGCCTTGGGGGAAGCGCTGCCTCGTCGGTCGCCGCCCTGGCGGCCGCCTCCGAGGCCCTGGACCTCGGCTTGGGCCCAGCCGAAGTGACGAGGATAGCCGGCGCGGCGGAGGAGGCGGCGGCAGGCTCGCCTCACTTCGACAACGCAGCAGCCAGCTCTTTCGGGGGCCTGGTAGTGGTCCTGAGCGACGATGAGGAGGTGAGCGTCAGGAGCTTCAGGCTTGACCTGAGGCTGCTCGTACTGAGGCCCCTGCTTAAGCCAGTTGAGCAGAAGACTAAGCTCATGAGGTCAGTCCTGCCCTCCTCTGTGCCCTTCAGGTCCCACGTGAGGGACCTCTCCAGGGCCCTCTCGCTCCTGGCCTCCCTCCTCTCGGGCGACCTAAGGTCAGCTGGGAAGGTCATGAGCGACGAGACCGTGACCCCCTACAGGGCGCCGCTGGTGCCCTGCTTTAACGAGGTCAGGAAGGCGCTGATGGCCGAAGGCGCCTACGGGGTGGCCATAAGTGGGGCAGGCCCCTCACTCATAGCGCTGGGGCCTGAGGAGGAGCTGGAAAGGCTCGCTGCGGCAGGCCTCAGGGCCTACAGGCTCTGCGGCCTTGAGGCCGAGGCCAAGGTCGTTGGCGTGGCTGGAGGCTTCGAGCCCCTGTCGCCCTCAGAGATGAGCAAGCTTACGTCCTACAGCGAGCCCTAG
- a CDS encoding Methylase involved in ubiquinone/menaquinone biosynthesis — translation MAGLEEGLWGRIKDEIEELSRKGCYESVSNALSLYIAPKLRVLAAALLGYGRRAPSRILDVGCGPGTSTVVLRALYPEAEVLALDPASFNLLVAKRRVREPSGCVQAVFESLPFPESTFDGLVAMFSFRDVSSYLRALDEARRVLRPDGRLVILDLYRPEDPLELVALIGHFRVIGPILGLTYGCGLDGLKFADIYHTVMRMMTPSELVREARKRFRRATFVKTPLLAGILTAEGPRPS, via the coding sequence ATGGCAGGGCTGGAGGAGGGGCTGTGGGGCCGGATAAAGGACGAGATAGAGGAGCTCTCAAGGAAGGGCTGCTACGAGTCGGTGAGCAACGCCCTAAGCCTCTACATTGCCCCTAAGCTAAGGGTCCTCGCGGCTGCCCTCCTCGGCTACGGGAGGAGGGCCCCCTCGAGGATCCTTGACGTAGGCTGTGGGCCGGGCACGTCAACAGTTGTCCTCAGGGCCCTCTACCCCGAGGCCGAGGTCCTCGCGCTTGACCCGGCCTCCTTCAACCTCTTGGTCGCCAAGAGGAGGGTTAGGGAGCCCTCGGGCTGCGTCCAGGCGGTCTTTGAGTCACTTCCCTTCCCTGAATCCACTTTCGACGGCCTGGTGGCCATGTTCTCCTTCAGGGACGTCTCAAGCTACCTCAGGGCCCTTGATGAGGCCAGGAGGGTGCTGAGGCCGGACGGCAGGCTTGTGATACTTGACCTCTACAGGCCCGAGGACCCCCTTGAGCTAGTGGCCTTGATAGGGCACTTCAGGGTGATAGGGCCAATACTGGGGCTCACCTACGGCTGCGGCCTGGACGGGCTGAAGTTCGCCGACATCTACCACACTGTTATGAGGATGATGACCCCCAGCGAGCTCGTCAGGGAGGCCAGGAAGAGGTTCAGGAGGGCCACCTTCGTAAAGACGCCGCTGCTCGCGGGCATACTCACGGCTGAGGGCCCTAGACCCTCGTGA
- a CDS encoding SirA-like protein: MQTYDLRGKVCPEGYVLTMRIIDKMRPGESAEVLMDSFECAAMVVYALKDDRRVVAKVDRSGSVVRFTFTRV; the protein is encoded by the coding sequence GTGCAGACCTACGACCTTAGGGGCAAGGTGTGCCCAGAGGGCTACGTGTTGACCATGAGGATCATAGACAAGATGAGGCCTGGCGAGAGCGCGGAGGTGCTCATGGACTCCTTCGAGTGCGCCGCCATGGTCGTCTACGCGCTCAAGGACGACAGGAGGGTGGTGGCAAAGGTCGACAGGTCAGGGAGCGTGGTAAGGTTCACGTTCACGAGGGTCTAG